A region of Salinibacter sp. 10B DNA encodes the following proteins:
- a CDS encoding capsule assembly Wzi family protein, whose product MRLQSTALCILALALALLGDLGTAVRAQPLNYHAFSTLRGSPDGTLPFWHYANTRGQFRRGSTTNWLSGAGLTLPFQRVGQFQVSAGAEVIGRLSDASNSLHLHTLYGKAQHRGIRLSVGRFSDTIGLGWNDLSMGSMMVSRNAPPVPMMKLFTPDFLDVPWTHGHVQIRGRWSDGQLGTERVVESALLHQKTLYLKFNVADVSAIGGLVQNTVWGGTGRPTGWNDYVRVVSGSLEGTKVDQNRTGNTIAAYDFALQYDLTDWRLQATRLFYLEDTVSMQFRSPWDGVWSLGIRRQTGQGWINSVLYEHMNTLQQDALPGAPRGRAGYYGHFVYESGWTYQGTVLGTPLLVFNPETNQMENNMVIAHHVGLNGTPTKRLGYQLRVTYSRNYGVCEDQIITGTCEVLADRPAPPDQTVRPRGELRKDQYSVLGRVRYRLPGEHNLQVFGSLAIDMGEYYDNRLGGSIGLRWNGTLSFN is encoded by the coding sequence ATGCGACTGCAGAGTACGGCACTGTGTATCCTGGCGCTTGCGCTTGCTCTCTTGGGCGATCTGGGGACTGCGGTACGGGCTCAACCCCTGAACTACCATGCCTTCTCAACCCTGCGCGGAAGCCCAGACGGGACCCTTCCATTCTGGCATTATGCGAATACGCGTGGCCAATTTCGAAGGGGCTCCACCACCAACTGGCTTTCCGGCGCGGGACTGACGCTGCCGTTTCAACGCGTTGGACAGTTTCAGGTGAGCGCGGGCGCCGAGGTCATCGGACGTCTCTCCGACGCCTCGAACAGCCTGCATCTCCATACGCTGTACGGAAAAGCACAACACCGCGGCATTCGGCTCAGTGTCGGCCGCTTTTCCGATACCATTGGACTCGGCTGGAACGATCTTTCGATGGGCTCGATGATGGTGAGCCGTAATGCCCCACCGGTACCGATGATGAAGCTGTTCACGCCCGACTTCCTGGATGTGCCGTGGACCCATGGGCACGTGCAGATCCGCGGACGGTGGTCGGACGGCCAATTGGGAACAGAACGCGTCGTCGAGTCAGCCCTGCTCCACCAGAAGACCCTCTACCTGAAGTTCAACGTCGCGGACGTGTCGGCGATCGGCGGGCTGGTCCAAAATACGGTGTGGGGAGGAACGGGACGCCCGACCGGGTGGAACGACTACGTGCGTGTGGTCTCTGGATCGTTGGAGGGAACGAAGGTGGACCAAAACCGGACGGGCAACACCATTGCGGCGTACGACTTTGCCCTGCAGTACGACCTCACGGACTGGCGCCTACAGGCCACCCGGCTCTTCTACCTGGAGGACACCGTCTCGATGCAGTTTCGGAGTCCATGGGACGGGGTCTGGAGCCTCGGGATTCGTCGCCAAACCGGACAGGGCTGGATCAATAGCGTTCTCTACGAGCACATGAACACCCTTCAGCAGGACGCCTTGCCCGGTGCCCCCCGGGGACGCGCCGGATACTATGGCCACTTCGTTTACGAGAGTGGCTGGACCTATCAGGGTACGGTTCTGGGCACTCCGCTCCTCGTGTTCAACCCGGAAACCAACCAAATGGAAAACAACATGGTGATTGCACACCATGTGGGCCTCAACGGCACGCCCACCAAGCGCCTTGGGTACCAGCTCCGCGTCACATACAGCCGCAATTACGGCGTTTGCGAGGACCAGATCATCACCGGGACGTGTGAGGTCCTCGCGGACCGGCCGGCTCCTCCCGACCAAACCGTGCGACCGCGAGGCGAGCTCCGCAAGGACCAGTACTCCGTACTGGGTCGGGTGCGGTATCGCCTGCCAGGAGAGCACAACCTCCAGGTGTTCGGTTCGCTTGCGATCGACATGGGGGAGTACTACGACAACCGGTTGGGCGGAAGTATCGGCCTTCGGTGGAACGGCACGCTGTCCTTCAACTAG
- a CDS encoding ABC transporter substrate-binding protein, producing the protein MIRRLRHFLIGVYSLFLIGLVALPEGAQAQQATQAEIQQMLEERNQQIKSILSGSTDYTPEQRQRLKELINGVLDFQIMAQTALGPHWDTLSTDRRAEFVDVFRDVVRAQSMSDLDVYNSKVTYDQISVQGDSAYVRTITEYKDSKTPVEYILERKDGEWKAEDIVVDEVSTAEGYARSFQSVMRKRGFKALMGALEKKRKEVSGDTAEG; encoded by the coding sequence ATGATTCGTCGTTTGCGTCACTTCCTTATTGGCGTTTACAGTCTATTTCTCATCGGTCTCGTGGCGCTCCCTGAGGGCGCGCAGGCGCAGCAGGCCACACAGGCTGAAATCCAGCAGATGCTCGAAGAGCGAAATCAGCAGATCAAGTCCATCTTGAGCGGGAGCACCGACTACACGCCGGAGCAGCGCCAGCGACTCAAAGAGCTCATTAACGGCGTGTTGGACTTTCAGATCATGGCGCAGACGGCCCTGGGACCGCACTGGGATACCTTGAGCACCGACCGGCGGGCTGAGTTTGTCGATGTCTTTCGTGACGTGGTGCGTGCCCAGTCGATGAGCGACCTCGACGTGTACAATTCGAAGGTCACTTACGACCAGATTTCGGTACAGGGCGACAGCGCCTACGTGCGGACCATTACTGAGTACAAAGACTCGAAGACGCCGGTCGAGTATATTCTGGAGCGCAAGGACGGAGAGTGGAAGGCTGAGGACATCGTCGTCGATGAGGTGAGCACGGCGGAGGGATACGCCCGCTCTTTTCAGTCCGTGATGCGGAAGCGAGGGTTCAAGGCGCTCATGGGGGCGCTGGAAAAGAAGCGCAAAGAGGTGTCGGGGGATACGGCCGAAGGCTGA
- a CDS encoding sulfotransferase, which yields MNFEERYGWLDRLLYRIAFRAGTAQHALADVEKGMYGEDLRPVEDPVFITALPRSGTTILLKLLWKTGHFASHTYQDMPFILCPLFWNQFARSFSTEDTTRERAHGDGLQVSETSPEAFEEVVWKHFWSDHYEPDRIRPWTAEDRNPAFNRFFDTHMRKVVAVREEEGQGPLRYVSKNNLNIARLANPAPALQRGTILIPFRAPLQQAASMHRQHHRFLDIHRQDDFVRKYMEAIGHHEFGEGLRPVNFDGWLEDAADPSEFAFWVQYWIAAYRHVLRHAGESTVLLSYARLTDEPAAVLGRLTDCLSIPDDRLVSQADHVRSPREHEVDESDVSNTLLREAEAVYEQLQQRAAALVSS from the coding sequence ATGAACTTTGAGGAGCGCTACGGATGGCTTGACCGGCTCTTGTACCGCATCGCGTTTCGGGCCGGGACTGCACAGCACGCCCTGGCTGACGTGGAAAAAGGGATGTATGGAGAGGATCTTCGCCCGGTAGAGGATCCGGTATTCATCACGGCCCTTCCGCGGTCGGGCACCACCATTCTCCTGAAGTTGCTGTGGAAGACGGGGCACTTTGCCAGCCACACGTATCAGGACATGCCGTTTATCTTATGTCCTCTGTTTTGGAATCAGTTTGCGCGCTCGTTTTCCACTGAGGACACGACTCGCGAGCGGGCGCATGGAGATGGGCTCCAGGTATCGGAGACGAGCCCAGAGGCCTTTGAGGAGGTGGTTTGGAAGCACTTCTGGTCCGATCATTACGAGCCGGATCGCATTCGTCCCTGGACGGCCGAAGACCGAAACCCGGCGTTCAATCGTTTCTTCGACACCCACATGCGGAAGGTGGTGGCGGTGCGAGAAGAGGAGGGACAGGGGCCGCTCCGCTACGTATCGAAAAATAATCTCAACATTGCTCGTCTGGCGAATCCGGCGCCTGCCCTTCAACGCGGCACCATCCTGATCCCATTTCGGGCGCCGCTCCAACAGGCCGCCTCCATGCATCGTCAGCATCACCGCTTCTTGGACATCCACCGGCAAGACGACTTTGTCCGGAAGTACATGGAAGCCATCGGACATCATGAGTTCGGCGAGGGGCTACGGCCCGTGAACTTCGATGGCTGGTTGGAGGACGCGGCCGATCCGAGCGAGTTTGCGTTCTGGGTCCAATACTGGATTGCGGCATACCGGCACGTTCTTCGGCACGCCGGGGAGTCGACGGTTCTTCTCTCCTATGCTCGACTTACGGACGAGCCGGCGGCGGTGCTCGGCCGACTCACCGACTGCCTTTCAATTCCGGACGATCGACTTGTGTCACAGGCGGATCACGTGCGTTCGCCGCGTGAGCATGAAGTAGACGAGTCCGACGTTTCGAACACGCTCCTCCGCGAGGCTGAAGCGGTGTACGAGCAGCTTCAACAGCGTGCGGCGGCCCTCGTCTCCAGTTAA
- a CDS encoding lasso peptide isopeptide bond-forming cyclase, protein MSGIVGVYHLQGDPISHPGLADMLQAIAHRGPDGHEVWYGEGLGLGHAALNTTPEAAHERWPLRSPDGTRVLVADARIDNREELCSKLSLSRSSEAVVTDADLILAAYEHWGGECARHLIGDFAFALWDEERRHLFCARDVFGVRPFFYRYDEERRFAFASEIKALLECEDDGAALNEEHMADFLVGIVSDATATVYKDILRLPPAHTALVTRTGLRLERYWAPDPDRRIYYSTDAEYAAAFRAHFDEAVRCRMRSPGGRVGALLSGGLDSSSIVATAREKGRDSATLHTFSTVFDEHPSCDERRYIEAVTEKGGAISHVTSGDEVSPVRLLDTLGASQDQPFGAPTLALSWLQYTKARAEGCRVLLDGHGGDEVVSHGEGRLFELAKAGHWGGLARELYGLRRTGRVSSAWALFWRYVWGVGIGPWLQSHPRAQAAWNTAQRLKTVMPNGAGGEALPPEREELDLLTPSVRGRTAVEERYHTHLKARGRPASEAERHARLLTHPVQVQGFEVLDPLGASRQVETRYPFWDRRLVEFCLALPADQKLRNGLGRFVLRSAMQGRLPASVRLRPTKADFLPFLRKDMIREKKRVHSLLFSPLRGAKEYVEETELREIWCRLFESEGAAVQPRDVFSVWTAAVFLHWFRQKQSVGANDSRPSGYASSGP, encoded by the coding sequence ATGAGCGGCATAGTCGGCGTTTATCATCTCCAGGGCGATCCCATTTCGCACCCGGGACTCGCGGACATGCTTCAGGCAATTGCGCACCGCGGCCCGGACGGACACGAGGTCTGGTATGGCGAGGGCCTTGGCCTGGGACATGCAGCGCTCAACACGACCCCGGAAGCGGCACACGAGCGCTGGCCGCTCCGTTCCCCGGATGGTACTCGTGTACTGGTGGCCGATGCTCGGATCGACAATCGCGAAGAGCTTTGCTCCAAGCTGTCGCTGTCTCGTTCATCCGAAGCGGTCGTGACGGACGCCGATTTAATCCTGGCGGCGTACGAGCACTGGGGGGGCGAGTGTGCGAGGCATCTCATTGGGGATTTTGCATTTGCCCTCTGGGATGAGGAGCGTCGGCACCTGTTCTGTGCCCGTGACGTGTTCGGCGTGCGTCCGTTTTTCTACCGTTACGATGAGGAGCGACGCTTCGCATTTGCTTCGGAAATCAAGGCGCTCCTTGAATGTGAGGACGACGGGGCAGCATTGAATGAGGAGCACATGGCCGATTTTTTGGTCGGGATCGTGTCCGATGCAACCGCTACCGTCTACAAAGACATTCTGCGGCTGCCCCCGGCTCACACGGCGCTAGTGACACGCACAGGACTCCGCCTCGAGCGCTACTGGGCGCCCGACCCGGACCGTCGCATTTACTATTCCACCGATGCGGAGTACGCAGCGGCATTTCGAGCTCACTTCGACGAAGCCGTCCGGTGCCGGATGCGGAGTCCAGGGGGACGCGTCGGAGCCTTGCTGAGCGGGGGACTCGATTCGTCCTCGATCGTAGCGACGGCCCGTGAGAAGGGGCGCGACTCGGCGACGCTACACACCTTTTCGACCGTGTTCGACGAGCACCCGTCGTGTGATGAGCGGCGGTATATCGAGGCGGTTACGGAGAAGGGAGGGGCGATCTCCCACGTCACGTCGGGCGATGAGGTGTCGCCGGTGCGCCTTCTCGACACGCTTGGGGCGTCGCAGGACCAGCCGTTTGGGGCTCCGACCCTTGCTCTGTCGTGGCTGCAATACACGAAGGCCCGGGCGGAAGGCTGTCGCGTGTTGTTGGACGGACATGGGGGCGATGAGGTGGTGTCTCATGGAGAGGGGCGGCTCTTCGAGCTGGCCAAGGCAGGGCATTGGGGGGGGCTCGCCCGCGAATTGTATGGACTTCGCCGAACCGGACGAGTGTCGTCTGCGTGGGCGCTCTTCTGGCGGTACGTTTGGGGCGTGGGCATTGGCCCATGGCTCCAATCCCATCCGCGCGCTCAGGCTGCCTGGAATACGGCGCAACGATTGAAAACCGTTATGCCGAATGGGGCGGGGGGAGAGGCTCTTCCCCCGGAAAGGGAGGAGCTAGACCTCCTCACTCCTTCCGTTCGAGGGCGTACCGCGGTTGAGGAGCGCTACCATACCCATCTCAAGGCGAGGGGCCGGCCTGCCAGCGAGGCCGAGCGGCACGCCCGCCTCTTGACTCATCCCGTGCAGGTGCAGGGATTTGAGGTGCTCGATCCGCTCGGGGCGTCCCGTCAGGTGGAGACGCGGTACCCGTTCTGGGACCGGCGGCTGGTCGAATTTTGTCTGGCCCTTCCCGCCGACCAAAAACTGCGAAATGGATTGGGGCGCTTCGTTCTGCGATCGGCCATGCAGGGACGACTTCCCGCGTCGGTGCGTCTTCGTCCGACGAAGGCCGACTTCCTGCCGTTTCTGCGTAAAGACATGATTCGGGAAAAGAAGCGGGTGCATTCGCTCCTATTCTCCCCCCTAAGGGGAGCAAAAGAGTATGTAGAGGAGACAGAGTTGCGGGAGATTTGGTGCAGACTCTTCGAGTCCGAAGGGGCTGCTGTGCAGCCGCGCGACGTGTTTTCAGTTTGGACCGCGGCGGTATTTCTGCACTGGTTCCGACAGAAGCAATCCGTCGGGGCGAATGACAGTCGGCCCTCGGGGTATGCGAGTAGCGGACCCTAG
- a CDS encoding lasso RiPP family leader peptide-containing protein has product MNKQKKTYSSPILVEHGSVDAITGQNSEAREYLDQPFGTGTPYGDLTFSGPLH; this is encoded by the coding sequence ATGAACAAGCAGAAGAAAACCTATTCATCTCCGATTCTGGTCGAGCACGGAAGCGTCGACGCCATTACGGGTCAGAACAGCGAAGCCCGTGAGTATCTGGACCAGCCGTTTGGAACGGGGACCCCTTACGGAGACCTCACTTTTTCCGGACCGCTTCACTAA
- a CDS encoding DCC1-like thiol-disulfide oxidoreductase family protein, with amino-acid sequence MSSFDFTADAHALVLFDGVCNLCNSAVNFIIDRDPEGYFRFAPLQSEVAQSYLTEPGRHQDLSTIVLVEEGDTYVRSTAALRIARKLTGPWPLLAVALAVPRPLRDFVYDWIADRRYDWFGKRAQCRAPTPALNRRFLDYDPPSS; translated from the coding sequence ATGTCCTCATTCGATTTCACTGCCGACGCGCACGCCCTCGTCCTGTTCGACGGGGTATGCAACCTGTGCAATAGTGCCGTCAACTTCATCATCGACCGCGATCCCGAAGGGTATTTTCGGTTTGCCCCCCTCCAATCAGAGGTGGCGCAGTCATACCTCACGGAGCCTGGTCGACACCAGGATCTCAGCACCATTGTGCTCGTGGAGGAGGGCGACACCTACGTCCGATCGACGGCCGCCCTTCGCATTGCCCGGAAGCTGACGGGACCGTGGCCCCTGCTGGCGGTTGCCCTCGCCGTGCCCCGTCCGCTCCGCGACTTTGTGTACGACTGGATCGCCGACCGGCGCTACGACTGGTTCGGAAAACGAGCCCAGTGCCGCGCCCCAACCCCGGCCCTCAACCGTCGATTCCTCGACTACGACCCCCCTTCTTCGTGA
- a CDS encoding DUF3047 domain-containing protein, translating to MIHFASFSGLNALRWFIGGIAGLLLVAGIARGAVAQETPQVVDNFEQYDLGQPPSQWVRVDSRDDVRPAAQALEPGERFDVLEEEGNQFVRLYTNNQYIRFSQRNGKEFDWDLRDHPRLQWRWRALTLPKGASEKGENDTGGAVYVTFGSDWLGRPKSIKYTYSSTLPVGTVVSFGPLNVIVVNSGREPGMGTWKTETRNVIDDYKQIFGDAPPNRPVSITISGDSDSTGDESKVDIDDIMLLPARE from the coding sequence ATGATCCACTTTGCTTCGTTTTCCGGTCTGAATGCTCTCCGATGGTTCATTGGGGGGATTGCAGGGCTTTTGCTGGTTGCGGGAATTGCGCGAGGGGCTGTTGCTCAGGAGACTCCTCAGGTGGTTGACAACTTCGAGCAATATGATCTGGGACAGCCGCCGTCGCAGTGGGTCCGCGTCGACTCTCGGGATGACGTGCGGCCTGCAGCCCAGGCCCTGGAGCCCGGCGAACGGTTTGATGTACTAGAGGAGGAAGGAAACCAGTTCGTGCGTCTCTACACGAACAACCAGTACATTCGCTTTAGCCAGCGAAATGGGAAAGAGTTTGATTGGGATTTGCGTGATCATCCGCGGTTGCAGTGGCGCTGGCGCGCTCTTACCCTACCGAAGGGGGCAAGCGAAAAAGGGGAAAACGACACCGGCGGAGCCGTCTACGTCACGTTTGGCTCCGACTGGCTGGGGCGTCCCAAGAGCATCAAGTACACGTACAGTTCAACCCTGCCCGTTGGAACTGTCGTGTCCTTTGGGCCTCTGAACGTTATTGTCGTCAATTCAGGTCGCGAGCCCGGCATGGGCACGTGGAAGACGGAGACCCGGAACGTCATTGACGATTACAAGCAAATCTTTGGGGATGCGCCGCCCAATCGGCCCGTGTCCATTACAATCTCTGGAGATTCCGACTCGACCGGCGACGAGTCGAAGGTGGACATTGACGACATCATGCTCTTGCCCGCTCGGGAGTGA
- a CDS encoding alpha/beta hydrolase, translating into MVIDFGEERISVPMERHWGTSTDGVSLHIRAAGPSDGPLVVLLHGFPEFWYGWRHQIPALAHAGYRVLIPDQRGYNRSDAPDDISAYDLDRLTADVRQIIDAEGRDRAHVIGHDWGAMVAWQLAITSPERIHRLGILNVPHPYVFSQTLRADPCQLLRSTYALFFQIPHLPEWVLGRKDGQGLALLLRWSSRSDTFTTNDMQAYRRAWRRPGRLTGMLHWYRAAARRALRTRVKDRQVPVPTLVLWGARDIALSRRMAAPSAARCLDGRLMVLDDATHWIQHDAPERVNQALLDHLDRTGTRPAS; encoded by the coding sequence ATGGTCATTGACTTCGGGGAGGAGCGAATTTCGGTACCGATGGAACGGCATTGGGGGACGAGCACGGACGGGGTATCTCTTCATATACGGGCGGCAGGGCCATCCGATGGGCCGCTCGTCGTCCTTCTTCACGGCTTTCCAGAGTTCTGGTACGGCTGGCGCCATCAGATCCCAGCCCTCGCCCATGCTGGCTACCGCGTCCTCATTCCCGATCAGCGTGGCTACAACCGCAGCGATGCTCCCGACGACATTTCGGCCTATGATCTTGATCGGCTCACGGCGGATGTGCGGCAGATCATTGACGCGGAGGGTCGCGACCGAGCGCACGTGATCGGACACGATTGGGGCGCAATGGTGGCCTGGCAACTGGCGATCACATCCCCAGAGCGAATTCATCGCCTCGGCATTTTGAACGTGCCGCATCCCTACGTCTTTTCCCAGACCCTCCGGGCCGATCCGTGCCAGCTTCTTCGCAGCACGTACGCCCTCTTTTTTCAGATCCCGCACCTGCCAGAGTGGGTCCTGGGGCGAAAGGACGGGCAAGGCCTTGCCCTCCTGTTACGGTGGAGCAGCCGTTCCGACACGTTCACGACGAACGATATGCAGGCCTACCGGCGGGCGTGGCGACGCCCGGGTCGGCTGACCGGGATGCTGCACTGGTATCGGGCAGCGGCGCGCCGGGCACTCCGAACGCGCGTAAAGGACCGTCAGGTGCCGGTGCCTACGCTCGTGCTTTGGGGCGCGCGGGACATCGCCCTCAGCCGCCGGATGGCAGCTCCCAGTGCGGCTCGCTGTCTCGATGGACGGCTCATGGTTCTGGACGACGCGACGCACTGGATACAGCACGACGCTCCGGAGAGGGTGAATCAGGCCCTTCTCGACCATCTTGATCGAACGGGCACGCGGCCGGCATCGTAG
- a CDS encoding arylsulfotransferase family protein, with product MIRSFEKTAFVLSLVILSFLYGYATRWHGWFPNKILEQASQKITALSSAWSPASALVQPRVYDREGVKVVEPDAVQSGLTLLVSSWEGADGLKPELRLINEHGRALHKWRIDRGSLFPDSALGLRGGSPSRAVIHGSHLFPNGDVIVNLEYIGTARLDACGRVQWTLTEGNHHSVARGADGSFWIPGASQKLRATSPGHPEGFPGLDDPLYLEWILNVSGEGVLLNKISVLDVLYANGLERYLSKVSQPEAGTEGLRKNDVMHLNDVEPLSPALAEEYPLFEAGDLLVSLRNLHLVFVMDPESKEVKWHASAPFIQQHDPDFIGEGWIGVFDNNEDFTQRGTMLGGSRIVALQPHTDSMEVRVPKSSTEHFYTAIWGKWQHLENGNMLLTEASAGRVVEVAPDGRTVWEWVHSPFTDSKVPVVTEATRYDLSREDIADWSCSSVEPASTEQR from the coding sequence ATGATCCGATCCTTCGAGAAAACCGCGTTCGTTCTTTCTCTCGTCATCCTCTCGTTTCTATACGGGTACGCCACGCGGTGGCACGGATGGTTTCCAAACAAAATCCTGGAGCAGGCTTCTCAGAAGATCACGGCCTTATCAAGCGCTTGGTCACCTGCGTCTGCTCTTGTTCAGCCTCGTGTTTACGATCGGGAGGGCGTCAAGGTTGTAGAGCCGGATGCCGTACAGTCCGGTCTGACATTGCTGGTCTCTTCATGGGAGGGGGCTGATGGATTGAAGCCCGAACTTCGACTTATTAACGAGCACGGTCGTGCCCTACATAAGTGGCGAATAGACAGAGGAAGCCTCTTTCCGGATTCCGCTCTTGGGCTGCGGGGGGGAAGTCCAAGCCGAGCAGTCATCCACGGGTCCCATTTATTTCCAAACGGCGACGTAATCGTCAATCTTGAGTACATTGGAACGGCCCGGCTCGATGCCTGCGGACGCGTGCAGTGGACCCTCACGGAAGGGAATCATCATTCGGTTGCTCGAGGCGCCGATGGATCCTTCTGGATTCCAGGGGCGAGCCAAAAACTTCGTGCGACGAGTCCGGGCCATCCGGAGGGCTTTCCGGGGCTGGACGACCCGCTCTATCTGGAGTGGATCCTGAACGTTTCCGGGGAAGGGGTTTTGCTGAATAAAATCAGCGTGCTTGACGTACTGTATGCAAATGGCCTCGAACGGTACCTCTCGAAGGTGAGCCAGCCGGAGGCGGGAACAGAGGGGCTGAGAAAGAATGATGTGATGCATTTGAACGATGTGGAGCCTCTGTCTCCCGCTCTAGCGGAAGAATATCCGCTTTTCGAGGCTGGAGATCTACTGGTCTCGCTTCGAAATCTCCACCTCGTGTTTGTGATGGATCCCGAATCGAAGGAGGTAAAATGGCACGCTTCCGCGCCGTTTATCCAGCAGCACGACCCCGACTTTATCGGAGAAGGATGGATCGGAGTGTTCGATAACAACGAGGACTTTACACAAAGAGGAACCATGCTAGGGGGAAGTCGAATCGTGGCGCTTCAACCTCACACGGATTCAATGGAGGTTCGCGTTCCAAAATCTTCCACCGAACACTTCTACACAGCCATCTGGGGGAAATGGCAGCACTTGGAGAACGGAAATATGCTTCTCACTGAGGCAAGTGCGGGACGGGTCGTGGAGGTTGCCCCGGACGGGCGTACGGTTTGGGAGTGGGTTCACAGTCCATTTACCGACTCGAAGGTCCCTGTCGTCACGGAAGCGACTCGGTATGATCTTAGCCGCGAGGACATAGCGGACTGGTCCTGCTCCTCGGTTGAGCCAGCCAGCACGGAGCAAAGATGA
- a CDS encoding glycosyltransferase family A protein: MSASDDRPLISCLMVTADRPRLMRRSVRCYRRQTYPNRELVVVDDGETDLAPILSDLSDEEVTYVTLDPTIDHVLGALRNVALDEASGAYLTQWDDDDWYHKTRLETQAAVLDEGADACALHGTLMHLDAPEYFYHPYIGLLDDGVPGSIMHRRDQNARYPEMPRAEDTVYLDHWLERDYQILPTDQSHLFIRCFHGDNTWEQKHFLTRMRNTPRDAIAYVWHRYVRGDLFRHRRFQLSDVAWDAFETYLQDSADLDLFRHAPDAAPAAALAQQ; this comes from the coding sequence ATGTCGGCGTCCGACGACCGCCCCCTCATCAGTTGCCTCATGGTGACGGCCGACCGTCCCCGCCTCATGCGCCGCTCTGTGCGGTGCTATCGGCGACAGACCTATCCGAATCGTGAACTCGTGGTTGTGGACGATGGGGAGACTGACCTTGCCCCAATTCTTTCGGATCTTTCGGACGAGGAAGTCACGTACGTGACGCTCGACCCAACCATCGATCACGTCCTCGGGGCGCTCCGCAATGTGGCCCTTGACGAGGCCTCTGGCGCTTACCTCACTCAGTGGGACGATGATGACTGGTACCACAAAACCCGCCTGGAAACGCAGGCAGCGGTGCTCGACGAAGGGGCAGATGCCTGCGCACTGCATGGCACCCTCATGCACCTCGACGCCCCGGAGTATTTCTACCACCCGTACATCGGCCTGCTTGACGACGGGGTGCCGGGCAGCATCATGCACCGCCGGGACCAGAACGCGCGCTACCCGGAGATGCCCCGTGCCGAGGATACAGTCTACCTCGATCATTGGCTCGAACGGGACTACCAGATCCTCCCAACCGACCAGTCGCACCTGTTCATCCGATGCTTCCACGGCGACAATACCTGGGAGCAGAAGCACTTCTTAACGCGAATGCGCAACACCCCCCGCGACGCCATTGCGTATGTGTGGCACCGGTACGTGCGGGGTGATCTCTTCCGCCACCGGCGCTTCCAGCTTTCCGATGTCGCCTGGGACGCCTTTGAAACCTACCTGCAAGACTCTGCCGACCTCGATCTGTTTCGGCACGCCCCGGATGCCGCCCCGGCCGCCGCTCTTGCTCAGCAATAA
- a CDS encoding sulfotransferase domain-containing protein — MPLPDFLIIGAQKAGTTWLREMLRRHPDVYMPDRELHFFNKDRTYQRGLDWYSRQFRGAKNGCLIGEKTPNYLWTNVPASGSDASDTHRRIAESLPDVKLLAILRNPVDRAVSAYNHHLCRGRFPPHVPMKQVLFGEYQHLCRRHGVLSMGAYAEPLHDYMELFRRDQLQILIFEEDVVNNPDQGIQKTCDFLNLNPDRLEAASDEARHVHSFSKARTYLNYWLPVPIALTRPVDFFSSPWKRTPDPETRTQLQEYYAPHQEALYDLLGRRIEAWS, encoded by the coding sequence ATGCCCCTTCCCGACTTTCTCATCATTGGTGCCCAAAAGGCCGGTACCACCTGGCTCCGTGAGATGCTTCGGCGCCATCCGGACGTGTACATGCCCGACCGTGAACTTCACTTTTTCAACAAAGACCGGACCTACCAACGGGGACTCGACTGGTATTCTCGGCAGTTTCGCGGTGCGAAAAACGGGTGCCTCATTGGTGAGAAAACCCCCAACTACCTGTGGACTAATGTTCCTGCCTCCGGCAGTGACGCCTCCGACACCCACCGGCGCATCGCAGAGTCTCTGCCCGACGTCAAACTGTTGGCCATTCTCCGAAATCCCGTCGACCGGGCTGTATCCGCCTACAACCACCATCTTTGTCGGGGGCGCTTCCCTCCTCACGTTCCCATGAAGCAGGTCCTCTTCGGCGAGTACCAGCACCTGTGTCGGCGACACGGCGTTCTCTCGATGGGCGCGTACGCCGAGCCCCTGCACGACTACATGGAGCTGTTCCGGCGCGATCAGTTGCAAATCCTTATCTTCGAGGAAGATGTGGTCAACAATCCCGATCAAGGAATCCAGAAAACCTGTGACTTCCTGAATCTAAATCCAGATCGTCTCGAAGCGGCCTCCGACGAGGCCCGTCACGTCCACTCGTTCAGCAAGGCACGTACGTACTTGAATTACTGGCTCCCGGTTCCAATCGCCCTCACCCGCCCCGTGGACTTTTTCTCGTCCCCCTGGAAGCGAACGCCGGACCCGGAGACCCGAACCCAACTTCAAGAATATTATGCTCCACACCAGGAGGCGCTGTATGACCTTTTGGGACGCCGCATTGAGGCATGGTCGTAG